The Lottiidibacillus patelloidae genome window below encodes:
- a CDS encoding SGNH/GDSL hydrolase family protein, with protein sequence MKNIIAIVFAALGLLIIVIGHFHYENKLSEINERATKAIEMSNEENEKDDSDKDTVDNTPSSDDDTESTNKEEEDSSNKTAENDGDDSTEDDGSTGEGENESRLTDEQIAWMVANLPEQLQKKVIKKLFYSETIKIVAMGSESTSPEDTGWPALLGEELISAYGENTFEVTVASFGKKNSMEVVNEAMYEVVYDLNPDIIIFEPFMFRDNGTVRVEHTLENLTTIINDITTELPDVSFLIQPSHPIYNAYWYPKEIEALQAYAEEMNYTYLNHWTAWPDHQTREIFPYLNEDGSAPSEKGHETWAAFLNEYFIASE encoded by the coding sequence ATGAAGAATATTATTGCAATCGTTTTCGCTGCACTTGGCCTGCTAATTATTGTTATTGGTCACTTTCATTACGAGAATAAATTAAGTGAAATTAATGAACGAGCAACAAAAGCAATTGAAATGTCTAATGAGGAAAATGAAAAGGACGATTCGGACAAAGATACAGTGGATAATACTCCTTCAAGCGATGATGATACGGAATCTACTAATAAAGAGGAAGAGGATTCTAGCAACAAAACTGCTGAAAATGACGGAGACGATTCAACCGAAGACGATGGTTCAACTGGTGAAGGCGAGAATGAATCTAGACTAACAGATGAACAAATCGCCTGGATGGTTGCTAACCTCCCAGAACAACTCCAAAAGAAAGTTATTAAAAAACTTTTCTACTCAGAAACAATTAAAATTGTAGCAATGGGATCTGAGTCTACCTCTCCTGAAGATACAGGTTGGCCTGCACTTTTAGGCGAGGAGCTGATCAGCGCTTACGGAGAGAATACGTTTGAAGTAACAGTTGCTAGTTTTGGTAAAAAGAATTCGATGGAAGTTGTAAACGAAGCCATGTATGAAGTAGTTTACGACCTGAACCCTGACATCATCATTTTTGAACCTTTCATGTTCCGCGATAATGGTACAGTCCGAGTAGAGCATACCCTCGAAAATCTTACGACGATTATCAATGATATAACAACGGAATTACCAGATGTTTCTTTCTTAATTCAACCATCGCACCCGATCTATAACGCATACTGGTACCCGAAGGAAATTGAAGCGTTACAAGCATATGCAGAAGAAATGAACTACACATACCTTAATCATTGGACTGCTTGGCCAGATCACCAAACAAGAGAAATCTTTCCATACTTAAATGAAGATGGCAGCGCACCTAGTGAAAAAGGACATGAAACTTGGGCGGCATTTTTAAATGAATATTTCATTGCAAGTGAGTAA
- a CDS encoding cell wall-binding repeat-containing protein, with amino-acid sequence MLKKSSLVFLSFILLVALLPSSITANNATLETEQVFQINCDGAMWECSGELLIGSDNTIYSITDHSSLVQAIHPNGTLLWEKSVGNESVYYQYRSKIDSQDNLYITYEKDDVNGLVALTKDGVEKWNYSLGLYPSKIYLSEDEKIVYLSDNENGKIVALNSDDGSIVFEKSHPSGFEIRAISNHDDSLIVSTMNSIASYNGTTGEKVWEKTVGVDPSFINVVVSSDGNISFLGERNVISLDANGNELWRHPVNEGETMYMSIQVAPNNDVILPVRGPETLRFNAQGEKITIPHYNMDKIFFGKKGVYFINRGASREFVALDPTTWEVINKVDFNESPPHSTWGKNGKIYFNTHDGRIISIDVDDYELNQSKDVTRIKGSSRYGTAVEISKQGWETANTVIIARGDNYPDALVGTPLAFKLDAPILLTKTSKLPAETKAEIERLGATNVIILGGTGAVEESVQTELENMNLQVRRIAGKSRYETAALIAAEVGTSNTAVIAYGGNFPDALAVASYAAQNGYPILLTRKSSLPAETSSALMGVDNTFVIGGTGVIYDTVLAELPNPTRISGKSRFDTAYQVIKTFQTPVTNAIVATGINFPDALTGSVLAAKLNAPLMLVRQNSIPAEMQTLISEMGLDSFTILGGTGAVSEDVIDDLPR; translated from the coding sequence ATGTTAAAGAAAAGTAGTTTAGTATTTTTATCATTTATTTTACTAGTTGCATTACTTCCTTCTAGTATTACGGCTAACAATGCAACGCTAGAAACGGAACAAGTCTTTCAAATTAATTGTGATGGAGCTATGTGGGAGTGTAGCGGTGAACTTCTAATAGGATCAGATAACACAATTTATTCAATAACAGACCACTCGTCACTTGTCCAAGCTATTCACCCTAACGGAACTTTACTTTGGGAGAAGAGTGTTGGAAATGAGAGTGTTTATTATCAATATCGCTCTAAAATAGATAGTCAAGATAATCTCTACATAACTTACGAAAAAGATGACGTAAATGGATTAGTAGCTCTTACTAAAGATGGAGTTGAAAAGTGGAACTACTCACTAGGTTTATATCCTTCGAAAATCTATTTAAGTGAAGATGAAAAAATCGTTTATCTTTCTGACAATGAGAATGGAAAAATAGTTGCTTTAAATAGTGATGATGGATCAATTGTCTTTGAGAAGTCTCACCCTAGTGGGTTTGAAATAAGAGCAATTTCGAACCATGATGATTCACTTATCGTATCTACAATGAATTCAATTGCTTCATATAATGGAACGACTGGTGAAAAGGTATGGGAGAAAACGGTTGGGGTAGATCCTTCTTTCATAAACGTTGTTGTTTCATCTGATGGCAATATTTCTTTCTTAGGTGAGAGAAATGTTATTTCCTTAGATGCTAACGGAAATGAATTATGGAGACATCCTGTAAACGAAGGAGAAACAATGTATATGAGCATTCAAGTTGCTCCTAATAATGATGTCATTCTTCCTGTAAGGGGTCCTGAAACACTACGTTTTAATGCTCAAGGTGAAAAGATAACAATCCCTCATTATAATATGGACAAAATTTTCTTTGGGAAAAAAGGTGTATATTTTATAAATAGAGGTGCATCAAGGGAATTTGTTGCACTTGATCCTACAACTTGGGAAGTTATTAATAAGGTAGATTTTAATGAATCTCCACCACATAGTACTTGGGGGAAAAACGGCAAAATATACTTTAATACACATGATGGAAGAATTATTTCTATTGATGTAGATGACTATGAATTAAATCAGTCTAAGGATGTAACGCGTATAAAAGGTTCATCTCGTTACGGAACAGCTGTAGAGATTTCGAAACAAGGATGGGAAACAGCTAACACTGTAATCATTGCTCGTGGAGATAACTATCCAGATGCATTAGTAGGAACACCGCTTGCTTTTAAACTAGATGCACCAATCTTATTAACTAAAACTAGTAAACTACCAGCAGAAACAAAAGCTGAAATTGAGCGTTTAGGTGCAACTAATGTTATTATCCTCGGTGGAACTGGTGCAGTTGAAGAAAGTGTACAAACAGAATTAGAAAATATGAATTTACAAGTACGCCGCATTGCTGGTAAGTCTCGTTACGAAACAGCAGCACTAATTGCAGCTGAGGTTGGGACTTCGAATACTGCTGTAATTGCATATGGTGGGAACTTCCCGGATGCCCTAGCAGTTGCTTCATACGCTGCACAAAATGGCTACCCAATCCTATTGACGAGAAAAAGTTCCCTTCCAGCAGAAACAAGTAGCGCTTTAATGGGTGTAGATAACACATTTGTTATCGGTGGTACTGGAGTTATTTATGATACGGTATTAGCTGAACTACCTAACCCAACAAGGATTTCAGGTAAAAGTCGTTTTGACACGGCTTATCAAGTAATTAAAACGTTTCAAACTCCTGTAACCAATGCAATTGTAGCAACGGGAATAAATTTCCCAGATGCACTTACAGGTTCTGTACTAGCAGCTAAACTAAATGCTCCATTAATGTTAGTTAGACAAAATAGTATCCCGGCTGAAATGCAAACATTAATCTCTGAGATGGGGTTAGATTCATTTACTATTCTTGGAGGAACAGGTGCAGTAAGTGAGGACGTAATTGACGATCTTCCACGCTAA
- a CDS encoding O-antigen ligase family protein, which produces MQLNKEIKFHEAIYFTLVGFIMLFPFLIYPIKDIYYSTFYKFNYFVIFILFLWLLVVFRLYKEKQYPNFFQSTGDKLAISFLTLALLSTLFSHDPVTAFQGSYSKYHGFLSWFCYISLFIFSYHFIPVNKLVKVVRMIVYTSFIVGIYGIIQHFFVGIIDSERKGARFVSSWGLFDNPNHFGSYLVIMLILSLGLFLVANSWKQRSINGVISCTLFVSLLYTVNRGGWIAAFIGTVILTILVVWKNKHLWKPWLVLMVSFLFLFVIVNVTENNFVNDRVASVGSDVNAVVTQAEQEDQAGSNRWGIWKRTVPLISEYYLIGSGPSTFSNVFPYHSHDERYAIDNSHNEYLEIGFSMGIPALIVYVAFILTIVSVTFLKARQLKGNDEIFAYVLAAVIISYSIKLVFNISVIPVAPFFWLILGIAYKLPTTSRDFSN; this is translated from the coding sequence ATGCAGTTGAATAAAGAAATAAAGTTCCATGAGGCGATCTACTTTACGCTAGTAGGCTTTATTATGCTTTTTCCTTTCTTAATTTATCCAATAAAGGATATCTATTATTCTACTTTTTATAAGTTTAATTATTTTGTGATTTTTATTCTTTTCCTCTGGTTATTAGTAGTTTTTCGCTTGTATAAAGAGAAGCAATATCCTAATTTCTTTCAATCAACAGGGGATAAACTAGCCATTTCGTTTTTAACATTAGCCTTGTTGTCAACACTCTTTTCACATGACCCAGTAACAGCATTTCAAGGAAGTTATTCGAAATATCATGGTTTTCTTTCTTGGTTTTGTTACATATCTCTTTTTATCTTTTCCTATCACTTTATTCCTGTAAATAAACTCGTTAAAGTTGTAAGAATGATTGTTTATACATCGTTTATTGTAGGTATCTATGGCATCATTCAGCACTTTTTTGTAGGGATTATTGATAGTGAAAGAAAAGGAGCTAGATTTGTAAGCAGTTGGGGACTCTTTGATAATCCAAACCACTTTGGCTCATACTTAGTCATAATGCTTATTCTCTCTTTAGGTTTGTTTCTTGTGGCGAATAGTTGGAAACAAAGGAGTATCAATGGAGTTATAAGTTGTACGCTGTTTGTTTCTCTTTTGTATACAGTAAATCGTGGTGGGTGGATTGCTGCGTTTATTGGCACTGTTATTCTTACTATATTAGTAGTTTGGAAAAATAAACATTTGTGGAAACCCTGGTTAGTTTTGATGGTTAGCTTTCTATTTTTATTCGTTATTGTCAATGTAACAGAAAATAATTTTGTTAATGATCGAGTTGCTAGTGTAGGCAGTGATGTGAATGCGGTCGTTACACAAGCTGAACAGGAAGATCAAGCGGGTTCAAATCGCTGGGGGATATGGAAAAGGACGGTACCACTGATAAGTGAGTATTACTTAATTGGTTCCGGCCCTAGCACCTTTTCAAATGTATTCCCATACCATTCACACGATGAAAGATATGCAATAGATAACTCTCATAATGAGTATTTGGAAATAGGTTTCTCGATGGGGATACCTGCGCTAATTGTCTATGTTGCATTTATATTAACGATAGTAAGTGTCACTTTCTTAAAAGCTAGACAGCTAAAGGGGAATGATGAAATTTTTGCTTACGTTTTAGCTGCAGTAATAATTAGTTATTCAATTAAACTAGTCTTTAATATAAGTGTTATTCCAGTAGCTCCATTCTTTTGGTTAATTTTAGGTATAGCGTATAAGTTGCCGACCACATCCAGGGATTTCTCAAATTAA
- a CDS encoding DUF3805 domain-containing protein — MHWEGEYEDHWFNYTNHHWIYGDNHVINSITCINATFTNYRSNSIKINETVIKRLFRRMVC; from the coding sequence GTGCATTGGGAGGGAGAATATGAAGATCATTGGTTCAACTATACTAATCATCATTGGATTTATGGCGACAATCATGTTATTAACTCGATCACCTGCATTAATGCTACTTTTACTAATTATAGGAGCAATTCTATTAAAATTAATGAAACCGTCATTAAAAGGTTATTTAGGAGAATGGTATGTTAA
- a CDS encoding nuclease-related domain-containing protein — protein sequence MKPSLKGYLGEWYVNYKLKRLGDMYTVFHDLYVPTINGKTTQVDHIVTSPFGIYVIETKNYSGWIYGKEYQKYWTQVLYKRKERLYNPIRQNYGHVRAVTKFLQLNEGKLHSIIVFSTKAKLKVKGHFTSAHVTTIPKLMKVIKSFDHYIISDYELKKINKTLENLKIKGKKERYFIKKNHRKEVRRKRKFS from the coding sequence ATGAAACCGTCATTAAAAGGTTATTTAGGAGAATGGTATGTTAATTATAAGTTAAAGAGGCTTGGCGATATGTATACTGTCTTTCATGATTTATACGTGCCAACAATAAACGGGAAAACAACACAAGTTGACCACATTGTTACATCTCCTTTTGGAATCTATGTAATTGAGACAAAAAACTATAGTGGATGGATCTACGGAAAGGAATACCAAAAATACTGGACACAAGTCCTATATAAGCGAAAAGAGAGATTATATAACCCTATTAGACAAAATTATGGCCATGTTCGTGCTGTAACTAAATTTCTTCAATTAAATGAAGGGAAATTACATTCCATCATAGTGTTCTCAACGAAAGCAAAACTAAAAGTTAAAGGGCACTTTACATCTGCGCATGTCACTACTATTCCAAAGTTAATGAAAGTGATCAAAAGTTTTGACCACTATATCATTAGTGATTATGAACTGAAAAAAATTAACAAAACACTTGAAAATTTAAAAATAAAAGGTAAGAAAGAGAGGTATTTCATCAAAAAGAATCATAGGAAGGAAGTTAGAAGAAAGAGAAAGTTTTCCTAA
- a CDS encoding LPXTG cell wall anchor domain-containing protein, with the protein MRRILFMFGLVFLVLLHITISPVLATADTNTQSEIKIKLLPESILFTIENMKPGDSASRTIAIENSGEDEFKFNMQIEDVGSEKLFNELMIEISDAKGLLYSGKMTDFDGFEARNLKTMEKDEFYLTIHFPEHLGNEYQGLEAKFNIVFIAQGLELGEFFELPNTATNYINYMLGGVILLLFGITVYIVKIKKGL; encoded by the coding sequence GTGAGAAGAATTCTATTTATGTTCGGCTTAGTTTTTCTAGTATTATTGCATATAACCATTAGCCCAGTTTTAGCTACAGCAGATACTAATACTCAGTCAGAAATAAAAATTAAATTACTACCCGAAAGTATCCTTTTTACTATAGAAAATATGAAACCTGGCGATTCTGCCTCTAGAACAATAGCTATTGAAAACTCAGGAGAAGATGAATTTAAGTTTAATATGCAAATTGAAGACGTTGGCTCGGAAAAATTATTTAACGAATTAATGATCGAAATTAGTGATGCAAAAGGTTTATTGTATTCCGGTAAAATGACTGATTTTGATGGGTTTGAAGCAAGAAATTTAAAGACAATGGAGAAAGATGAGTTTTATCTAACCATACATTTCCCTGAACATTTAGGAAATGAATACCAAGGATTAGAAGCAAAGTTCAATATCGTTTTTATTGCACAAGGATTAGAGCTTGGTGAGTTTTTTGAATTACCAAACACTGCAACAAATTATATTAATTATATGTTAGGTGGAGTTATCCTACTTCTATTTGGTATAACCGTTTATATAGTTAAAATAAAGAAGGGACTCTAG
- a CDS encoding beta propeller repeat protein, with protein sequence MSNVKKIGVFFLFIVLLIISLVACGSSTSINGDLQGGSGLNVDRGNVLDEDAMNIPNVQMMDENVGWSVFNNSIYRTVDGGRIWLDVTPSGITTTSDYVYFHTGNRAFIASNENTHWKIYYTKNGGGSWETGEDIPVAGAFANFSFHSKTEGSLMITKNPGLNYSEVILLTTKNGGKSWSAVIDETKDNSENMLPHSGNKTGIAFKDHKNGWIVGVKSQHKVPWIYKTADGGISWKKQDIPTPKNNKYEGVWTEVPNFFNDKVGMLFVQTYSRDKAFSHFYTTNDGGETWSESGTIENKSDYLMHDFVSSTNGWMSDGKSLYRTEAGLQNWIQIMAVKEIMGETTDSVIVSLEFVSETKGWLIIRGEGNKYILCDTNDGGMTWNFTNPKLMTVREM encoded by the coding sequence ATGAGTAACGTAAAGAAAATTGGTGTATTCTTTCTATTCATTGTTTTACTTATTATTAGTTTAGTAGCATGTGGATCTTCGACCTCAATAAATGGAGATTTGCAAGGGGGTTCAGGATTAAATGTTGATAGAGGAAATGTTTTAGATGAAGATGCGATGAATATTCCAAACGTACAAATGATGGATGAAAACGTAGGTTGGTCGGTTTTTAATAACTCCATTTATAGAACGGTAGATGGTGGGCGAATTTGGCTAGATGTAACTCCGAGCGGCATTACAACAACATCAGATTATGTTTACTTTCATACAGGAAATCGAGCATTCATTGCGTCAAATGAAAATACGCACTGGAAAATCTACTATACAAAAAATGGCGGTGGAAGTTGGGAAACAGGCGAAGACATACCAGTTGCAGGTGCTTTTGCTAATTTTTCTTTTCACAGTAAAACAGAAGGCTCATTAATGATTACAAAAAATCCTGGTCTTAATTATAGTGAAGTAATTTTATTAACAACAAAGAATGGTGGAAAATCCTGGTCAGCAGTTATAGATGAAACGAAAGATAATAGTGAAAATATGCTTCCTCATAGTGGGAACAAAACAGGAATTGCTTTTAAAGATCATAAAAACGGCTGGATAGTCGGCGTGAAGTCACAGCATAAAGTTCCTTGGATTTATAAAACAGCGGATGGCGGAATCTCTTGGAAGAAACAGGATATTCCTACTCCGAAAAATAATAAATATGAAGGCGTTTGGACAGAAGTGCCGAATTTCTTTAATGACAAAGTAGGTATGTTATTCGTCCAAACGTATTCGCGAGATAAGGCATTCTCACACTTTTATACGACAAATGATGGTGGGGAAACGTGGTCAGAAAGCGGTACAATTGAAAATAAATCTGATTACTTGATGCATGATTTTGTAAGCAGTACAAATGGTTGGATGTCAGATGGGAAATCACTTTATCGAACAGAAGCCGGCTTGCAAAACTGGATACAAATCATGGCAGTAAAGGAAATTATGGGCGAGACTACCGATAGCGTAATTGTTTCGTTGGAGTTTGTTTCAGAAACGAAAGGTTGGCTCATTATTAGAGGGGAAGGAAACAAGTATATTTTATGCGATACAAATGACGGTGGCATGACATGGAATTTCACGAACCCAAAATTAATGACAGTAAGAGAAATGTAA
- a CDS encoding helix-turn-helix domain-containing protein yields MDYSQIGKEIKIIRKTQGISQKQLSEGICTQAQISKIEKGEVHPLSSTLYLLAKRLGVDVNYLYQVGYAPHHQYVQEVELQIRQAVHAFDFDIVKEMIKVEKKNPLYKKSVDFKQFILWNEGISMFHVHKDPERSILLLEEALQLTKFHKSYLSEREIEILNSIGIIYQETEENEKAIAALSEALESYHHLSYITNEKLFPRICYNFARVLSKVNEFDRSITLCKQGIDWCKKYQLLYLLGELYFQTGLNYKRMKDFERSKSYFIKAVPVLKLLDKQHLVDHINNRFLSKEEYTNV; encoded by the coding sequence ATGGATTATTCACAAATTGGGAAAGAGATTAAAATAATACGAAAAACACAAGGAATATCACAAAAGCAATTAAGTGAAGGTATATGTACACAAGCACAAATTAGCAAGATAGAAAAAGGTGAAGTACACCCGCTGTCATCGACATTATACTTACTTGCAAAAAGACTTGGCGTTGATGTGAACTATTTGTACCAAGTTGGCTATGCCCCTCACCATCAATATGTACAAGAAGTAGAATTACAAATAAGACAAGCCGTCCATGCTTTTGATTTCGACATAGTTAAGGAAATGATTAAAGTGGAAAAGAAAAACCCACTCTACAAGAAATCAGTAGATTTTAAACAATTTATCCTTTGGAATGAAGGCATTAGTATGTTTCATGTACATAAAGACCCTGAGCGTTCAATTCTTTTACTTGAAGAGGCTTTACAATTAACGAAGTTTCATAAATCATACCTATCAGAAAGAGAAATTGAAATTCTAAATAGTATTGGTATTATTTATCAAGAAACTGAGGAGAATGAAAAAGCGATTGCTGCTTTATCAGAAGCATTAGAAAGCTATCACCACCTCTCTTATATAACAAATGAAAAGCTCTTTCCTAGAATCTGTTATAACTTTGCACGCGTACTATCAAAAGTAAATGAATTTGACCGCTCAATAACTCTTTGTAAACAAGGAATCGATTGGTGCAAAAAGTATCAACTACTTTATTTATTAGGAGAATTATATTTTCAAACAGGATTAAATTATAAAAGAATGAAAGATTTCGAACGAAGTAAAAGTTATTTTATTAAGGCTGTCCCGGTTCTTAAGCTTTTAGATAAACAACATCTAGTTGATCATATTAATAATAGATTTTTAAGCAAGGAAGAGTATACAAACGTATAA
- a CDS encoding YvrJ family protein produces MENILPFISDVGFPIVVTLYLLHRIETKLDTLNESIVTLPDRLKEVK; encoded by the coding sequence GTGGAAAACATTCTTCCCTTCATCTCTGACGTCGGATTTCCAATTGTCGTTACGCTTTATCTGCTGCACCGAATTGAAACAAAGCTAGATACGTTAAACGAATCGATTGTAACACTGCCAGACCGGTTGAAGGAAGTGAAGTAA
- a CDS encoding DUF2922 domain-containing protein, whose amino-acid sequence MAKKLQLQFYNEDNKTVTISLDDPIEPADPAAVSQAMDDIIAQNALFSSGGDLVAKKAARIVDRNVQEIPLS is encoded by the coding sequence ATGGCGAAAAAACTACAATTACAGTTTTACAATGAAGACAATAAGACGGTAACAATTTCGTTAGATGACCCAATTGAGCCAGCTGATCCCGCTGCAGTTTCTCAAGCGATGGATGACATTATCGCTCAAAATGCCTTATTTTCAAGTGGTGGCGACTTAGTGGCAAAAAAAGCTGCACGCATTGTTGACCGAAATGTGCAAGAAATCCCATTATCGTAA
- a CDS encoding DUF1659 domain-containing protein — MAAESLTDSALKLTFETGVDANGEPIFKSKSLNNVKITATPDQLYVIANALHPLQTHNLTNVERRDTSVVTGP, encoded by the coding sequence ATGGCAGCAGAAAGTTTAACAGATAGCGCACTTAAACTGACGTTCGAAACAGGTGTTGATGCAAATGGTGAACCTATCTTTAAATCTAAGTCACTAAACAATGTCAAAATCACTGCAACGCCAGACCAACTTTATGTGATTGCAAATGCTCTGCACCCGTTGCAAACTCATAATTTAACGAACGTCGAACGCAGAGACACTTCAGTCGTAACTGGACCATAA
- a CDS encoding helix-turn-helix transcriptional regulator: MKIGTKIKYYRINQGMTQDDLAQGIISIPYLSKIENNLIVPSEDVIELLCERLEISPVSVENKRVEQLLITLGETLLRNQKEESQEIFTELEELKSFMEDPSDVMLFQIYRVRYYTLVAKYEAAKETYELVKEEYQHFDQTLRYLFHKHAGNLHYVMNNFQASKLDLREAIKSLPLGMKHYDEEKADTLYLTALTFSKLGSDASAIQHANACLQFYQSTYHFKKCADIHLILGVSYRRIKNIDEAIVHYEHASNISEKINYDYLLGKIEHNLGYLNSLKGNQEKAITHYKRSLQMKNNDEVGRLNTCLSLLIEYHKVGDTKNTAYYLKETELMAKDVNPETIKAQLYELQIYQYLLSEKHDELENLLRTTALPFFKKNNRFLFGFYSQMLAEHYEAKGRYKLAVHYYKATLSIYKKL; encoded by the coding sequence ATGAAGATTGGGACGAAAATAAAATACTATCGAATTAACCAAGGAATGACCCAGGACGATTTAGCTCAAGGTATCATTTCCATTCCTTATCTATCTAAAATCGAAAACAACTTAATTGTCCCTTCTGAAGATGTCATCGAGTTATTATGTGAACGGCTAGAAATCAGCCCTGTAAGTGTGGAAAATAAAAGGGTTGAACAGTTACTCATAACTCTAGGTGAAACATTGCTTCGCAACCAGAAAGAAGAATCACAAGAAATTTTTACAGAGCTAGAAGAATTGAAGAGTTTTATGGAAGATCCTTCTGACGTAATGCTTTTTCAAATTTACAGAGTAAGGTATTACACATTAGTAGCTAAATATGAAGCTGCTAAGGAAACGTATGAGCTGGTTAAAGAGGAATATCAACACTTTGACCAAACATTACGCTACCTCTTTCATAAACATGCTGGGAACTTGCACTATGTTATGAATAATTTCCAAGCGTCTAAGTTAGATTTGCGCGAGGCGATAAAAAGTTTACCTCTTGGCATGAAACACTATGATGAGGAAAAGGCTGACACGTTATACTTAACCGCTTTAACATTTAGTAAGCTAGGTAGTGATGCATCAGCAATACAACATGCCAATGCATGTTTACAATTCTATCAATCTACATACCATTTTAAAAAATGTGCTGATATTCATCTCATTTTAGGTGTATCGTACCGACGAATTAAAAACATTGATGAAGCAATTGTGCATTATGAACATGCAAGTAATATTAGTGAAAAAATTAACTATGATTACTTATTAGGTAAAATAGAACATAATCTAGGCTACCTAAATTCTTTAAAAGGAAACCAAGAAAAAGCAATTACTCACTATAAAAGAAGCTTGCAAATGAAAAATAATGATGAAGTTGGTAGGTTAAATACATGCTTATCACTTCTCATAGAGTACCATAAGGTTGGAGACACCAAAAATACAGCCTATTACCTCAAGGAAACTGAGCTAATGGCAAAGGATGTAAATCCAGAGACGATAAAAGCTCAACTTTATGAACTCCAAATTTATCAATACTTACTAAGCGAGAAACATGATGAGTTAGAAAATTTATTAAGAACAACAGCACTACCATTCTTCAAGAAAAACAATAGGTTCTTATTCGGATTTTACTCTCAAATGCTCGCCGAACACTACGAGGCAAAAGGCAGATATAAACTTGCCGTTCATTACTATAAAGCAACACTCTCGATCTACAAAAAATTATAA
- a CDS encoding YkvA family protein, whose product MADKEKYEHGMKKYESKAKQYIDDKDKTEGLLKKALSKAKTRQSSLADVWEKLHLLLELVQAWKKGDYKEIPRKTIVTVIATILYFVSPLDLVPDFIAGLGIFDDAAVIAFAVKQISTDLDKFKLWQQKNSENIETE is encoded by the coding sequence ATGGCAGATAAAGAAAAATATGAACATGGCATGAAAAAATATGAGTCAAAAGCAAAACAATATATTGATGATAAAGATAAGACAGAAGGCCTTCTAAAAAAAGCTCTATCAAAAGCGAAAACTCGCCAATCTTCCTTGGCTGATGTGTGGGAGAAGCTTCATTTACTTTTAGAATTAGTCCAAGCCTGGAAAAAAGGTGATTACAAAGAAATTCCACGTAAAACAATTGTCACGGTTATTGCTACTATTCTTTACTTTGTCTCTCCTCTTGACCTTGTCCCTGACTTTATCGCAGGACTAGGCATTTTTGATGATGCTGCTGTCATCGCTTTTGCAGTGAAGCAAATTTCAACTGACTTAGATAAGTTTAAACTGTGGCAACAAAAAAATAGTGAAAACATCGAGACAGAGTAA